The genomic window CTCCGGAACAGGGTCGATAATGCATCTAACAGTATCGCCGCTAAGGAACGGTGAAGTTCACCACGCTTCTGCTACACTCCGTCTGTTGCGGTTTATATACCGTAACAAAGGCTGCTACAGAATGTGAGCAGTATACAAGGGGCGGAGTACACCGCCCCCTCCGGGGCTAATAAATTTTTCCACTCACGTGACCCAGGGTTCCGCTTCGCATCGTTGGCGATGCTTCGCTTCACCCTGGGCTGCGGGTACATCGTGCCTCCGGCACTTTATTCTAGCGTCCCTGCGATTATTTGCAGAATTCATCGAAAATATGCGATACCGTAGGTTATATATTAGGTGGAGGGGAGTCTCTTCGTCAATTTACGAATTACGAATTACGAATAACGAATTTGAAGCAAAATAGGCATCTTTGCAATGCGAAAGATCATTGCTGTCCAAGTGACACCGCGACCGTTTCATGAAACACTTCCGAAAATCAAATACAAAATAATATATAGTGTCTCAGTGACACGGCAGAAACAGTAGGGCAGGAATGACCAGGTGAGACTATGCCATGAGCCCGATTGTTGAATAGCGATGAAGCTAACTATGTTCGAACTCGTGACGCGAAGTATTCGGAATCTGGCGCTGGGTGTGGTGGTGAGCGTAGGCGTGCTGCTCGCGCTGATGGTCGTGGACCGGTGGAGTGCGGGGCATAACGCGCTCGAAATATCGCGGACGCAAGCCGCACCTCCCTTCGGTGAACCCGGCTACGCGCCGGGACCCTTTGCCGGTGGCCGAAGCATCACCGATCTCGAATTGCCGAAGGAGGTCTCGATCTTCGGCGAGCGAGTGCCGCTGGAGAATTGGGAAATGCGCGAGCGGTTCGAGCGCGAGTTCTACTACAACTGGAACAACGCGAGCGCGCTCGTCATCTGGTGGAATCGGTCGGGGCGATACTTCCCGATGATCCACAAAATGTTGGAAGATGCGGGTCTGCCAACGGACCTGCAATATCTGGCCGTTGCGGAGAGCGGTCTGGCGAATATCAAGTCGCCGGCGAATGCGAATGGCTTCTGGCAGTTCATCCCCGGCACGGCGCAGCGGTTCGGTCTGCGCGTGGATGACTTGATCGACGAGCGGCTCGATCCGGAGAAAGCGACTCGCGCGGCGATTGCCTACTTCAAGTATATGAAGTCGATGTTCTCGACGTGGACGCTTGTCGCCGCTGGTTACAACATGGGCGAGGACAACGTGGCGACGGCGATGCAATGGCAGCACGCCGAGAGTTACTGGAATCTGAATCTGAACGATGAGACGATGCGCTATGTGTTTCGTATCGCGGCACTCAAAGAGCTGATGACACATGGCGATAAGTATGGTCTGGACTTCGGTCACCTGAAGCCCTATCACACGCCAGCGGTGAAATATGCATCGGTGACCGGACCAATTGCATCGATTTCGGATTGGGCATTTGGAATGGGATACCTGTATAAAGATGTGAAAGTGCTGAATCCGTGGCTGGCGGGGCGATCGATCCCGTCGGGGACTTGGCAGATTGCGCTTCCGCTTACAGAAGCAGATCGGCCTGTAATAAGATGAACAGGCCATTGGCACGCTTTCGGCATATAATGCAAAGTGAGATTACCATTATTCCACTTTGAGCTTATGTTATTCCTACGAAGAAATTTTCCATTTATTTTCATTCCAGTATCCTTTGCAGTAGCGCTTCTGCTCGTTGGCGGCTGTTCGAGCACCACGAGCGTTTCCACGAACGATGGGACGGTCACGATGCAATCGCAGCTAGCCACCTCGGACGTAAACCAAATGGTCGTCAAAGGCCAGGTCCCAACGGATTTGACATTTTCGTCGATCGTCGTGACGCGAGTTCAGGTGTTCATCAAGGA from Bacteroidota bacterium includes these protein-coding regions:
- a CDS encoding lytic transglycosylase domain-containing protein, translated to MKLTMFELVTRSIRNLALGVVVSVGVLLALMVVDRWSAGHNALEISRTQAAPPFGEPGYAPGPFAGGRSITDLELPKEVSIFGERVPLENWEMRERFEREFYYNWNNASALVIWWNRSGRYFPMIHKMLEDAGLPTDLQYLAVAESGLANIKSPANANGFWQFIPGTAQRFGLRVDDLIDERLDPEKATRAAIAYFKYMKSMFSTWTLVAAGYNMGEDNVATAMQWQHAESYWNLNLNDETMRYVFRIAALKELMTHGDKYGLDFGHLKPYHTPAVKYASVTGPIASISDWAFGMGYLYKDVKVLNPWLAGRSIPSGTWQIALPLTEADRPVIR